Proteins encoded in a region of the Stieleria neptunia genome:
- a CDS encoding DUF1501 domain-containing protein produces MSHHDLLCDPHAHLSRRTLLGAGAGGAMLSTIAHQLAWADAVGVTETSRPKNVILLWLEGGPSQLETFDPHPGSAIGGEVKAIPTSVPDLQIADTLPRVAEKMHLGSLIRSVTSKEGDHQRAIYNIKSGYRPDPTLVHPSIGSILCHEFPEQLDIPRHISILPQNAPARGGYLGPVYDAFKIGDPQNPVPDLKSPIAEDRFDRRMKDLQWLEDRFRRQRLRDLDQNRTLHQSSTDAALRMMSSEQVSAFDVSSESKETLERFGQTPFGRGCLAATRLIGAGVRCVEVTLGGWDSHITNHSLQSARCEILDAALAALLDRLVEQDLLETTLVVCGGEFGRTPQINPAEGRDHWPHGFSTFLAGCGIRKGGVYGETAADPKLDPDKPLADVARPITIGDLHATILSTLGVPYHEERQTPIGRPLKISEGEPVGAVLA; encoded by the coding sequence ATGTCCCATCACGATCTGCTTTGCGACCCGCATGCCCATCTCTCTCGGCGAACACTGCTGGGTGCCGGTGCCGGCGGGGCGATGCTCTCCACCATCGCCCATCAACTCGCCTGGGCCGACGCGGTCGGTGTGACCGAGACGTCTCGGCCCAAAAACGTGATCCTGTTGTGGCTCGAGGGTGGACCGAGCCAATTGGAAACGTTCGACCCGCACCCGGGATCGGCCATCGGCGGCGAAGTCAAAGCGATCCCGACCAGTGTTCCCGATCTGCAGATCGCCGACACGTTGCCACGCGTGGCCGAGAAGATGCATTTGGGATCGCTGATCCGCAGCGTGACCAGCAAAGAAGGCGATCATCAACGGGCGATTTACAATATCAAGAGCGGGTATCGCCCCGATCCGACGCTGGTGCATCCGTCGATCGGTTCGATCCTGTGTCATGAGTTTCCCGAACAGTTGGACATCCCGCGACACATCTCGATCCTGCCGCAGAACGCTCCGGCCCGCGGCGGTTACCTGGGCCCGGTCTATGATGCGTTCAAAATCGGTGATCCCCAGAACCCGGTCCCGGATCTGAAATCGCCGATCGCCGAAGACCGGTTCGATCGCAGGATGAAAGATCTGCAGTGGCTCGAAGACCGGTTCCGCCGGCAGCGACTGCGTGACTTGGACCAAAACCGAACCCTGCACCAGTCGTCCACCGATGCGGCGCTGCGGATGATGTCCAGCGAACAGGTCAGCGCGTTTGATGTTTCCAGCGAATCCAAGGAGACGCTCGAACGATTCGGCCAGACGCCGTTCGGACGGGGCTGCCTGGCGGCGACGCGTTTGATCGGCGCGGGGGTGCGTTGCGTCGAGGTCACGCTGGGCGGTTGGGATTCCCACATCACCAATCACTCCTTGCAATCGGCCCGCTGTGAAATCCTGGACGCAGCCCTGGCGGCCTTGTTGGACCGGCTGGTTGAGCAGGACTTGCTGGAAACCACACTCGTCGTTTGCGGCGGCGAATTTGGTCGCACGCCACAGATCAACCCGGCCGAAGGACGGGACCACTGGCCGCACGGATTTTCAACCTTTTTGGCCGGATGCGGCATTCGCAAGGGAGGCGTGTACGGCGAGACGGCGGCCGATCCCAAACTGGATCCCGACAAGCCGCTGGCCGATGTCGCCCGTCCGATCACCATCGGTGACCTGCACGCGACGATCCTGTCGACCTTGGGCGTGCCCTATCACGAAGAACGCCAAACCCCAATCGGACGCCCGTTGAAAATCAGCGAAGGCGAACCGGTCGGGGCCGTGTTGGCATAA